The Benincasa hispida cultivar B227 chromosome 9, ASM972705v1, whole genome shotgun sequence genome has a segment encoding these proteins:
- the LOC120085387 gene encoding uncharacterized protein LOC120085387, with amino-acid sequence MIHFGFRIRFGSPKNPLNRIPNHLQSKLLQNLAMAEVPPSSRRPVCPSCSKPARICLCSRLQSHSLENSVGVIILQHSLEKNHPLNSARIAKLGLKNVEIATVSDVNFEARFTIRLPEPNSAAQNFDPDVECSFRNGQNATRNPQIQAQNGGESLVNKLTSTTADEGAIITTTIGKYGVVNSFDHIWMHQPNLQELKINEILASPEIRASMAKGFIVKKLQKRQLHGSKELEQYAEFEIEVPPKSVLLFPSENAFTVNGDVDGSDFDVNNLIVLDGTWAKAKRMYNENPWLRLLPHMKLDLEKMSLYSEVRHQPKIGFLSTIESIVYALKVIGDQPEGLDDLLDVFESMIGDQRRCKDERLNITCQL; translated from the coding sequence ATGATTCATTTTGGATTTCGAATCCGATTCGGGAGCCCTAAAAACCCGCTAAATCGCATTCCAAATCATCTACAATCCaagcttcttcaaaatctaGCAATGGCGGAAGTTCCTCCCAGTTCCAGAAGACCCGTTTGTCCATCCTGCTCGAAACCAGCCCGTATCTGTCTCTGTTCGCGGCTCCAAAGCCACAGTCTCGAGAACTCAGTCGGGGTAATCATTCTTCAGCACAGTTTGGAGAAAAATCACCCGCTAAATTCTGCTAGAATCGCAAAATTAGGTCTCAAGAATGTCGAGATCGCCACGGTTTCCGACGTTAATTTCGAGGCTCGCTTCACTATTCGGTTGCCTGAACCTAATTCCGCAGCACAAAATTTTGATCCCGATGTAGAATGTAGTTTCAGAAATGGTCAGAATGCAACTCGAAACCCTCAAATTCAAGCGCAGAATGGAGGCGAATCTCTAGTTAATAAACTTACTAGCACAACAGCTGATGAAGGAGCTATAATTACTACTACGATTGGGAAATATGGCGTTGTTAACTCATTCGATCACATCTGGATGCATCAACCCAATTTGCAGGAGCTTAAAATCAATGAGATTTTGGCATCTCCAGAAATTAGGGCATCAATGGCAAAAGGGTTCATCGTGAAAAAACTGCAGAAGCGGCAGCTACATGGAAGCAAGGAGCTAGAGCAATATGCTGAGTTCGAGATTGAGGTTCCTCCCAAGTCAGTTCTACTTTTTCCCTCTGAAAATGCATTTACTGTAAACGGTGATGTTGATGGTAGTGATTTTGATGTTAATAATTTGATAGTTTTAGATGGAACATGGGCAAAAGCAAAGAGAATGTACAATGAAAATCCTTGGTTGAGGCTTTTGCCACATATGAAGTTGGATTTAGAGAAGATGAGTTTGTATAGTGAAGTGAGACATCAGCCTAAGATTGGTTTTTTGTCCACCATTGAAAGCATTGTCTATGCCTTGAAAGTAATAGGAGATCAACCTGAGGGGCTGGATGATCTGTTGGATGTTTTTGAGTCTATGATAGGAGATCAAAGGAGATGTAAAGATGAGAGGCTGAACATTACTTGTCAACTTTAA